The nucleotide sequence CGCCCATTACCGCCAGTTCAGCGTTCGGCCAGGCGTAGAGGAGATCGCCACGCAGACCCTTGCTGCTCATTACGCAGTAGGCCCCGCCGTAGCTCTTGCGCAGAATGATCATCAGCTTGGGCACGGTCGCCTCGGAGTAGGCGTAGATCAGCCGCGCGCCGTTGCGGATGATCCCGCCGTACTCCTGACTGGTGCCCGGCAGGAAGCCCGGCACATCCTGGAGGGTGATGATCGGCACGTTGTACGTGTCGCAGATGCGGATAAAGTGCGCCGCCTTGATACTCGCCTTGATGTCAATCGTGCCTGCCAGCACCTGGGGCTGGTTGGCCACTATGCCCACCACATAGCCATCGAGGCGCGCGAAACCCACGACCATGTTCTGCGCCCAGAGTTCGTGGACCTCGAGGAAGCGCCCGTCGTCCACGATGCTGGCGATAACCTTGCGCACGTCGTAGGGCTTCTGCGGATCCAGGGGGACGATATGCTCCAGTTCGGGGCAGCGACGGTCTGGGTCATCACGGGGCGGAACATAGGGCGGGTCGTTGACGTTGTTCGAGGGCAGGTAACTGAGCAGGTCACGCACCTTCTGGAGGCACTCGCGGTCGTCGGTGGCCAGGAAGTGGGCCACGCCGCTCTCGGTGGCATGGACGCGCCCGCCGCCGAGCTCCTCCTGGCTGACGTTCTCCTGCATCACCGACTTGACCACCTCCGGACCGGTGATGAACATGTAGCTGTTCTCGGTCATGAAGATAAAATCGGTGAGGCCGGGCGAGTAGACCGCACCGCCCGCGCAGGGGCCGAGGATCACCGAGATCTGCGGAATGACGCCGGAGGCTTCGCAGTTGGTGTCGAAGATCCGCGCATAGCCAGCCAGGCTATCCACCCCTTCCTGGATGCGAGCGCCGCCCGAGTCATTGAGCGCAATGAACGGGCAGCCATAGGTCAGGGCCATGCGCATGGCTTTGACGATCTTGTTGGCGTGCATCTCGCCGAGAGAGCCGCCCATTACGCTGGCGTCCTGGGCCGCAACGAAGGCCTGCCGGCCGTTAATTTTTCCAAAGCCGGTGACTACGCCATCGCCATAGCGCGAGCCTTTGCCGCCCATGTAGCTCTCATAACGCGGCAAGACCAGCGTGTCAATCTCGTTAAAGGTGTCAGGATCAAACAGCAGGGCGATACGCTCGCGAGCGGTGAGCCGGCCCTTCTGGTGTTGCGCTTCAGCATCCTTTGGCGTACCGGCGGCGATGGCCTTCCGTTCGCGGAGTTTCCGAATGTAGTCTTCCATCTCCATCAGGTTTTTCCCCTTTGCTAAGCGCTACGCGGCGCCCACAGCCAGCGTGAGCACATAGCCTTCAGACACGCGCCACCAGCCGCAGAGCGGCGGGGCCTCCAGGATCGGATCGCAGGACATGGTAACCGCGGCCCAGGCGCCACTGCTCGCGGGCGCCACGTGGCACTCAACGCGCCGTGTATCAATGCTCAGGCCCAGGCGCAGGGCCTTGAGCGCGGCCTCTTTGGCGCTCCAGATGGCCGTAATCAGCAATTCGCGTTGGTCGGGCAGGGCCGCCGCGACCGCCGCCCGCTCGGCGGGGGTGAAGTAGTCGCCGACGAAGGCAGGATGGCGCGGGGCCACCTGTTCGATATCGGCCCCGATGGCCGGGGTGCGCGCCAGCGCGCACAGCGCGCGGCCCTGACTGTGGCTGATGGTCAGGTGCCAGCCCTCCAGGGCCGCGCGCAATGCCGGCTGGCGCACGTGGACAATGGGCGCGCCGCTGGGCGCGGCGATGATCTCCAGGTCGCGCGGGTCGCAGGCCAGCCCGGCTTCGGCCAGATGGCGCTGAATGAGACGCCGGGCCGTCCAGCGGCCCAGCAGCCACTCGCGGCGGCGCTTTTCCACCCGCAGCGCCGCCAGACGCTCGCGCTCCGGCAGGCTCAGCCATGTTGCCGGAGCGAGCGCCGGAAGATCGCGTTCGGTCTGGGTGAGCCAGGTAATCATCGGCTGGTGCGTGGGCCGCGCCAGGCGGCCCGGTGCAAACTCGTCTGGCAGAGTGGCGGATTGATTTCATTGGGCCGCAGCACCGGCTGTACCGATGCTACGGCCCAACAGGCTGGCGCCGATCCGCCGGATGGGCGTGAACGGAAGGCTAGAACTTCGCCACGCCGGGGAGCTTCGATGTGCGATAGCCGGTCAGGTCAAGGTAGACGTTGCCCTCGTCGTCAATAACCCGGGCGTCGAAGCTGGCCCCTTCGTCCTGAGCGGTAACGACAGCGTAGATCGCTTTCCCGTTGCCCACCTCGGGATGCTGGTAAACCTCCAGGGTTTCCAGCGACGATGGCAGGGCCATCGTCTCGGTGTTGGCAATCTCCCAGACCCCGGCGGTCTGGAAGCAGAGCTCAAGCAGGCGCGGGTCCACCAGGTGCTCGGCCTCGGCAGGGGCGCTGTCGGGGGGCAGATCGCTGGCGAGCATACCGAAGGCCATATTGCCGGCGATCAGCACCTTCTCCAGCACCTGGTAGGCCGGGCCGTGGAAGTAGACCCGGTAGATGTCCGACCGTTCCACCACCCGCGCGTCTTCGGCCATCTGCGGCCGCTCGGCGTGGGCCTCCGTAGCGGGGGTGCTGGTCAGCCGCACCGTGGCGTGGAAGTGCACCGTCTCCTGAGGCGGAGGCGGCGTGTGCCCCGGCGCCACCGCCGGCTGGAAGACCGAGCGCAGTTCGGTGTGCGCCAGCAGTTCACCCTCACCCGCCGGATGCACCGTAGCCTTGAGCACCAGGGTGCGCGGCTGGCTGCGATGGAACTTCACCGGGCTGTCGAGCCGCTCGTGCTCGATGCGCGCCACGCGGTAGCCGGGGACCAGCAGGCTGGCCAGTTCGGCGAAGCCCTCAGTGCCCATCACTCCGGGCAGCACCGGCGTGCCGTCAATCTTGTGGTCATAGAGGAACGGCTGCACCGCCGGGTCGAGCGCCGTCTCGGCGATAATGCCGCTGTAGAGACCGGCCTTGCGCACTGCGCCGACCATCAGGAGCGGCCGCTCGCGGGCGGCCAGGGCCGCCGCGACCTTCTCCGGGTCAAGGCCGCCGTGCTCATCGAACTCCTCGGTGAGGATGCCCAGACGCATCCCGACGACGATCTCGCCGCGGGTGCCGCCGGCAGTCAGTTCGCGGCGAATAGTGGGGATGCCCACCTCGGGCGGAAGCATATCAATGCCCGCCATCTCCATAATCTTGGGGATGGAGCCGCGGGTGGCCATGCCGATGCCGCCCCAGGCCGTCCAGTCAATGGCGATGCCACGGGTCTCCGGACGGGTATGCCGC is from Chloroflexaceae bacterium and encodes:
- a CDS encoding 4'-phosphopantetheinyl transferase superfamily protein codes for the protein MITWLTQTERDLPALAPATWLSLPERERLAALRVEKRRREWLLGRWTARRLIQRHLAEAGLACDPRDLEIIAAPSGAPIVHVRQPALRAALEGWHLTISHSQGRALCALARTPAIGADIEQVAPRHPAFVGDYFTPAERAAVAAALPDQRELLITAIWSAKEAALKALRLGLSIDTRRVECHVAPASSGAWAAVTMSCDPILEAPPLCGWWRVSEGYVLTLAVGAA
- a CDS encoding acyl-CoA carboxylase subunit beta, giving the protein MEMEDYIRKLRERKAIAAGTPKDAEAQHQKGRLTARERIALLFDPDTFNEIDTLVLPRYESYMGGKGSRYGDGVVTGFGKINGRQAFVAAQDASVMGGSLGEMHANKIVKAMRMALTYGCPFIALNDSGGARIQEGVDSLAGYARIFDTNCEASGVIPQISVILGPCAGGAVYSPGLTDFIFMTENSYMFITGPEVVKSVMQENVSQEELGGGRVHATESGVAHFLATDDRECLQKVRDLLSYLPSNNVNDPPYVPPRDDPDRRCPELEHIVPLDPQKPYDVRKVIASIVDDGRFLEVHELWAQNMVVGFARLDGYVVGIVANQPQVLAGTIDIKASIKAAHFIRICDTYNVPIITLQDVPGFLPGTSQEYGGIIRNGARLIYAYSEATVPKLMIILRKSYGGAYCVMSSKGLRGDLLYAWPNAELAVMGAAGAVNILFRNEVKAAADPEARRKELIEEYQEKFNNPYVAAARGLIDDVIEPRDSRRVLIRALHVTLSKRERHVPKKHGISPM